A genomic window from Silene latifolia isolate original U9 population chromosome 11, ASM4854445v1, whole genome shotgun sequence includes:
- the LOC141614356 gene encoding uncharacterized protein LOC141614356 codes for MLRQKGSILPMFKTVGDSFNYPNHKIIGLLAIQNKLPTLDNLSRRGLIIANRCVLCESHSESALHLFFECSFSAVVWCTVAQWLAIPPMISMTAISTWYKGHNRGKSLVKRQRRCLLLCTIYQIWNERNRRVFKGVNTPPASIIWKIQYLVTLRLSHIQG; via the coding sequence ATGCTAAGGCAGAAAGGGTCTATCCTTCCTATGTTTAAAACTGTGGGAGACTCATTCAACTATCCAAATCATAAAATCATTGGCCTTCTTGCAATTCAGAATAAGCTCCCTACTTTGGATAATCTGAGCAGGAGAGGTCTGATAATAGCCAACAGATGTGTGCTGTGTGAGAGCCATTCTGAAAGTGCTTTACACCTCTTTTTTGAATGCTCTTTTTCTGCTGTTGTTTGGTGTACTGTGGCACAGTGGCTGGCTATTCCTCCTATGATCAGTATGACTGCTATATCTACGTGGTATAAGGGCCATAATAGGGGGAAGAGCTTGGTTAAGAGGCAACGTAGATGTCTTCTCTTGTGTACCATCTATCAGATATGGAATGAACGCAACAGAAGGGTGTTCAAAGGTGTGAATACTCCACCTGCAAGTATCATTTGGAAGATTCAGTACCTTGTTACTCTTCGTTTGAGTCATATCCAGGGGTAG